One segment of Bacteroidales bacterium DNA contains the following:
- a CDS encoding DUF4827 family protein — translation MSSKIFNRVIIFLISLITISLTACDKTVTYADLLDQERKSISKFLKYGGIYTEELPADTSLIKVSGTRNAISTKVPFYELENDVYMQVIDKGNGRTIKEGERVYFRFLRVNLNTWATAPYDIKMFDMNNGGVGNFYYPDINEYCFDYIQDYNVPMSQYYDYRLGIEYPLAHLYDRAKVYLILPSKVGFSESVSSVVPYLYYIEYTIAKN, via the coding sequence ATGAGTAGTAAAATTTTTAATAGAGTAATAATTTTTTTAATATCACTTATAACTATATCACTAACGGCGTGTGATAAAACAGTGACTTATGCCGATTTGTTAGACCAAGAACGAAAGTCAATAAGTAAGTTCTTGAAGTACGGAGGCATATACACCGAAGAGTTGCCGGCAGATACATCACTAATAAAGGTCTCTGGAACTCGTAATGCTATCTCAACAAAAGTTCCCTTTTATGAATTAGAGAATGATGTATATATGCAAGTGATAGATAAAGGAAACGGACGTACCATAAAAGAGGGGGAGAGAGTATATTTTCGTTTCTTAAGAGTTAACTTGAATACATGGGCAACAGCTCCTTACGATATTAAAATGTTTGATATGAATAACGGCGGAGTAGGAAATTTTTACTATCCCGATATAAACGAATATTGTTTTGATTATATTCAAGATTATAATGTTCCTATGTCGCAATATTACGATTATAGATTAGGTATAGAGTATCCATTGGCACATCTATATGATAGAGCAAAAGTCTATTTGATATTACCCTCAAAGGTGGGATTTTCTGAGAGTGTGTCATCAGTTGTACCATATTTATATTACATAGAATATACAATTGCAAAAAACTAA
- a CDS encoding DUF4112 domain-containing protein, translating into MIKGYLGNVCYNGNILKNHIVRIDSNGYVADITPFKSECEGIVLSDDMLVIVNCKIEEIEKVSLELQKEFEKCKSYNEFINSEGYKKHITNLTKGATIVKIEIKEEKPYYTEITNKKSCKVENSKSYKLVCTLANLMDKYYIDPIIGFIPIAGDIIPPLCSIPSIYVSAIKLRSIPLTLAITLNILIDALVGMIPFFIGNIIDFYNKAYIKNLKLIIGYVNNDKETINKVNKKAIISLVLIFTITILLIAAIVYISKFIAFVWEYFKELFA; encoded by the coding sequence ATGATAAAGGGGTATTTAGGAAATGTATGCTACAATGGCAATATTCTTAAAAACCATATTGTACGCATAGATTCTAATGGTTATGTGGCAGATATTACACCGTTTAAGAGTGAATGTGAAGGTATAGTTCTGAGTGATGATATGCTTGTGATTGTAAATTGCAAGATTGAGGAAATTGAAAAAGTCTCCTTAGAGTTACAAAAAGAGTTTGAAAAGTGTAAATCTTATAATGAGTTTATCAACTCAGAGGGTTATAAAAAGCACATTACAAATTTGACAAAAGGTGCCACTATTGTCAAAATTGAGATAAAAGAGGAGAAACCATACTATACAGAGATAACAAACAAAAAGAGTTGTAAGGTTGAAAATTCTAAATCTTATAAACTTGTTTGCACTCTTGCTAACTTAATGGATAAATATTATATTGACCCTATTATAGGATTTATTCCTATTGCCGGGGATATTATTCCTCCTCTATGCTCTATCCCATCGATATATGTTTCTGCCATAAAGTTAAGATCTATTCCTCTAACACTTGCCATAACTCTCAATATCCTTATTGACGCACTCGTTGGTATGATTCCATTTTTTATTGGGAACATAATAGATTTTTATAATAAGGCATATATCAAAAATCTAAAACTTATTATTGGCTATGTAAACAACGATAAAGAGACTATCAATAAGGTTAATAAAAAGGCAATTATCTCTCTTGTTCTAATATTTACAATTACAATATTACTAATTGCTGCAATTGTATATATTTCAAAATTTATAGCGTTTGTATGGGAATACTTTAAGGAGTTATTTGCTTAA
- a CDS encoding isoleucine--tRNA ligase: protein MQKKFAEYNKFDLSEINKEILEKWDKEGVFAKSYELREGAPSFVFFEGPPSANGMPGIHHVMARSIKDIFCRYKTMKGFQVKRKAGWDTHGLPVELGVEKLLGITKEDIGKTISVGEYNAACRKEVMKYTREWEDLTHKMGYWVDMNDPYITYDNRYIETLWWLLKQLYNKDLLYKGYTIQPYSPAAGTGLSSHELNQPGCYRDVKDTTAVAQFKIVNPKEEMTKWGTPYFLAWTTTPWTLPSNTALCVGNKIDYVAIQTYNSYTGKPITAVLAKALVAAHFNPKGAEAAMEEYKQGDKVVPYRIIAEYKGSDLVGMKYEQLIPWVNPGENAFRVIPGDYVTTEDGTGIVHIAPTFGADDAFVAKAAGIPPLHMINKKGETRPMVDLAGKFYLIEELDEEFVKNCVNVELYKEFEGRFVKNAYDANLTDKDETLDIAICMMMKASDKAFKIEKHIHNYPHCWRTDKPVLYYPLDSWFIRSTACKERMSELNKTINWKPESTGTGRFGKWLENLNDWNLSRSRFWGTPLPIWRSEEGEEICIGSVEELYDEIEKAVAAGIMSENPYKVVGFVPGDYSPENYDKIDLHRPYVDDITLVSESGKPMKRETDLIDVWFDSGAMPYAQVHYPFENKELFDDRKIFPADFIAEGVDQTRGWFFTLHAIGTMVFDNIAYKAVVSNGLVLDKNGNKMSKRLGNAVDPFGAIEKYGSDPLRWYMITNSSPWDNLKFDIDGVEEVRRKFFGTLYNTYSFFALYANVDNFNFNEAEIPVSERPEIDQWIISLLNSLIKEVDEHYNNYEPTRAGRAISDFVNDNLSNWYVRLNRKRFWGGSMNSDKLSAYQTLYTCLETIASLMAPISPFFADKLYCDLIAATGRDDKSVHLSLFPVCNEALINKDLEERMKIAQDMTSMILALRRKVNIKVRQPLTAIMVPVVSELQKTQIEAVKELVLNEVNVKEIKFVDDTEGILVKRVKPDFKKLGPRYGKIMKQLAAAIAKMEQHDISVFEKEGSFKFDIEGTEAIVELNDVEIISEDIPGWLVANEGNITVALDITVTEELKQEGIARELVNRIQNMRKSGGLEITDKICVTIEKNDETDKAVEVYGEYIAKQVLANSIAVSDTMPENAADIDFDGFVLKIAITKC, encoded by the coding sequence ATGCAAAAGAAATTCGCTGAATATAACAAATTCGATTTATCGGAAATAAATAAAGAAATCCTTGAGAAATGGGATAAAGAGGGCGTGTTCGCCAAGAGTTATGAACTCAGAGAGGGCGCTCCTTCGTTTGTGTTTTTTGAGGGGCCTCCATCGGCTAATGGTATGCCCGGTATTCACCACGTAATGGCTCGTTCTATCAAAGATATTTTCTGCCGTTACAAAACTATGAAAGGTTTTCAAGTTAAACGTAAAGCGGGATGGGATACTCATGGTTTGCCCGTTGAACTTGGTGTTGAAAAACTTCTTGGTATCACAAAAGAGGATATTGGTAAAACCATAAGCGTTGGAGAGTATAATGCCGCTTGTCGTAAAGAGGTTATGAAATATACTCGTGAGTGGGAAGACCTTACTCACAAAATGGGTTACTGGGTTGATATGAATGACCCATATATCACCTACGACAACCGCTATATTGAGACTCTTTGGTGGTTACTAAAACAACTTTACAACAAAGATTTACTTTATAAAGGATACACTATTCAACCTTACTCACCAGCAGCAGGAACAGGTTTGAGTTCGCACGAATTGAACCAACCCGGTTGTTATCGCGATGTTAAAGATACTACTGCAGTTGCTCAATTTAAGATTGTTAATCCTAAAGAGGAGATGACAAAATGGGGAACTCCTTACTTCTTGGCATGGACAACTACTCCTTGGACTTTGCCTTCAAACACTGCTCTTTGTGTGGGTAACAAGATTGATTATGTTGCTATTCAAACATACAACTCATATACAGGAAAACCTATAACTGCTGTTCTTGCAAAGGCTCTTGTGGCTGCTCACTTCAATCCAAAAGGTGCTGAGGCTGCTATGGAAGAGTATAAACAAGGCGACAAGGTTGTTCCTTACCGCATTATTGCCGAATACAAAGGTAGCGACCTTGTGGGAATGAAATATGAGCAACTTATTCCTTGGGTAAATCCTGGAGAGAATGCGTTCAGAGTTATTCCCGGAGATTATGTTACCACTGAAGATGGTACTGGTATTGTTCACATTGCTCCCACTTTTGGAGCTGATGACGCATTTGTTGCTAAAGCAGCAGGTATTCCTCCTTTGCACATGATTAACAAAAAAGGCGAGACTCGCCCAATGGTTGACCTCGCTGGTAAATTCTATTTGATAGAGGAACTTGATGAGGAGTTTGTTAAAAACTGCGTAAATGTTGAACTTTACAAAGAGTTTGAGGGCAGATTTGTTAAGAACGCATACGATGCTAACTTGACTGATAAGGATGAGACTTTGGACATTGCTATATGTATGATGATGAAGGCTTCGGATAAGGCATTCAAAATCGAAAAGCATATTCACAACTATCCTCACTGTTGGCGTACCGACAAACCTGTATTATACTATCCTTTGGATAGCTGGTTTATCCGTTCTACTGCTTGCAAAGAGCGTATGAGCGAACTAAACAAAACTATTAACTGGAAACCTGAATCCACTGGAACAGGACGCTTTGGTAAATGGTTGGAGAATCTTAACGACTGGAACTTGTCTCGCAGCCGTTTCTGGGGTACTCCCCTGCCCATCTGGCGTAGCGAAGAGGGCGAGGAGATTTGCATTGGCTCAGTAGAGGAACTTTACGACGAGATAGAGAAGGCTGTTGCCGCTGGTATTATGAGCGAAAACCCATACAAAGTGGTTGGCTTTGTTCCCGGCGACTACTCTCCAGAAAATTATGACAAGATTGATTTGCACCGTCCATACGTTGATGATATTACTCTTGTTTCGGAGAGTGGTAAACCTATGAAACGTGAAACCGACTTGATTGATGTCTGGTTTGACTCCGGTGCTATGCCATACGCTCAAGTTCACTATCCTTTTGAGAATAAAGAGTTGTTTGATGACCGAAAGATTTTCCCTGCTGACTTTATTGCTGAGGGTGTTGACCAAACACGTGGATGGTTCTTTACTCTGCACGCAATAGGTACTATGGTATTTGATAACATTGCTTATAAAGCGGTTGTTTCTAATGGTCTTGTTCTTGACAAGAACGGCAATAAGATGTCGAAACGCTTGGGCAATGCGGTTGATCCTTTTGGTGCTATTGAGAAATATGGTTCAGATCCTTTGCGTTGGTATATGATTACAAACTCTTCGCCTTGGGATAACCTTAAATTTGATATTGATGGAGTTGAAGAGGTACGCCGTAAATTCTTTGGGACTCTTTATAATACATACTCATTCTTTGCTCTTTATGCTAATGTTGATAACTTCAACTTTAATGAAGCAGAGATTCCGGTTAGTGAGCGTCCTGAGATTGACCAATGGATTATATCTCTATTGAACTCATTAATCAAGGAGGTTGATGAGCATTATAACAACTATGAGCCTACTCGTGCAGGTCGTGCAATTTCAGATTTTGTTAACGACAATTTGAGTAACTGGTATGTTCGCCTAAATCGTAAACGTTTCTGGGGCGGTAGTATGAATAGTGATAAACTTTCGGCTTACCAGACTCTATATACTTGTTTGGAGACTATTGCTTCGCTAATGGCTCCTATATCTCCTTTCTTTGCTGACAAACTTTATTGCGATTTGATAGCTGCTACTGGAAGAGATGACAAATCAGTTCATTTGAGTTTATTCCCAGTTTGTAATGAGGCTCTCATAAATAAAGACCTTGAAGAGAGAATGAAGATTGCTCAAGATATGACTTCGATGATTTTGGCTCTTCGTAGAAAGGTTAACATTAAGGTAAGACAACCTCTTACTGCTATTATGGTTCCAGTTGTTAGCGAGTTACAAAAAACACAAATAGAGGCAGTCAAAGAACTTGTTTTAAACGAGGTTAACGTTAAAGAGATTAAGTTTGTTGATGATACAGAAGGTATCTTAGTTAAGAGAGTTAAGCCTGACTTCAAGAAACTTGGCCCTCGTTATGGTAAGATTATGAAACAACTTGCCGCTGCTATTGCTAAAATGGAGCAACACGATATCTCGGTATTTGAGAAAGAGGGCTCATTTAAATTTGATATTGAGGGAACAGAGGCTATTGTTGAATTAAACGATGTTGAGATTATCTCAGAAGATATTCCCGGTTGGTTAGTTGCCAACGAAGGTAATATTACTGTTGCTCTTGACATAACTGTTACTGAGGAGTTGAAACAAGAAGGTATTGCGCGTGAGCTAGTTAATCGTATTCAAAATATGCGTAAGTCTGGAGGTTTAGAGATTACCGATAAGATTTGTGTTACTATTGAGAAGAACGATGAGACAGACAAGGCTGTTGAAGTTTATGGAGAGTACATTGCTAAACAAGTTTTAGCAAATAGTATTGCAGTTTCGGATACAATGCCAGAAAATGCAGCCGATATTGACTTTGACGGATTTGTATTAAAGATTGCAATTACCAAATGCTAA
- a CDS encoding DUF4296 domain-containing protein, protein MENLLVDIHKAEAYMENSKYLANNKLAQDSVKNSIYAKHGVTGAEFDTSIVWYGANLEEYIEIYDKVIMRLQEENNSLLALMNNQKDMFTGMTRSGDTVNIWNINPHYIFEGRLNNNLLSFTVPYDDNFKDGDLFKLKFKLTSREDSPYESHVILAVKESRDSTTITKKNIFKNGWDSIEVKSKGSIRRVMGSFYVPAIPEWRVTHIDSITLERIHTK, encoded by the coding sequence ATGGAAAATCTGCTTGTTGATATTCATAAAGCAGAGGCATACATGGAGAATAGTAAATATTTGGCTAATAATAAATTGGCTCAAGACTCTGTAAAAAATTCGATATATGCTAAACATGGGGTAACTGGCGCTGAGTTTGATACCTCTATTGTTTGGTATGGTGCAAATCTTGAAGAGTATATTGAGATTTACGATAAAGTTATAATGCGACTTCAAGAGGAGAATAACTCTCTGCTGGCTCTTATGAACAACCAAAAGGATATGTTTACGGGTATGACACGTTCGGGTGATACTGTTAATATTTGGAACATAAATCCCCACTACATTTTTGAAGGCAGACTTAATAATAACTTACTATCTTTTACAGTTCCGTATGATGACAATTTTAAAGATGGAGATTTGTTTAAATTAAAATTCAAACTTACCTCAAGAGAAGATAGTCCTTATGAATCGCATGTTATTTTGGCTGTAAAAGAGAGTAGAGATTCAACGACTATCACCAAAAAGAATATCTTCAAAAATGGCTGGGACTCTATTGAAGTTAAAAGCAAAGGTTCTATAAGAAGAGTTATGGGAAGTTTCTATGTTCCTGCAATACCTGAATGGAGAGTTACTCATATTGATAGTATTACTCTTGAAAGAATACACACGAAGTAG
- a CDS encoding bifunctional oligoribonuclease/PAP phosphatase NrnA, with translation MLSTIISEQEQNLLQQAIEKSHNVVIVAHVAPDGDAVGSSLALRGVLLQLGKQVEVVMPDALPKSIMFLQGAPDINIYKNNTESCKEIIANADTIFCLDFNEPKRVDLMQEDLVKAKAYKVMIDHHIHPSDFCNLIISYPQISSTSLLVYKILNQLGLEEKVQKSEAEAIYTGMMTDTGNFSYNSNDSDIYIAISQLLQRGIDKDEIYKIVCNTSTISKLKLNSYAISEKMEILEGGVAIITLTRSELNRYSYQKGDTEGLVNQPLGIEGVNVSIFFREESDYVKVSLRSVGEYAVNIIASELYNGGGHKNASGGEFFGTICEAVTLLKSQINKYI, from the coding sequence ATGTTAAGTACAATTATATCGGAGCAAGAGCAAAATCTGTTGCAGCAAGCAATAGAGAAGAGTCACAATGTAGTGATTGTTGCGCACGTTGCCCCTGATGGTGATGCTGTTGGCTCTTCTTTAGCATTGCGTGGAGTATTGTTGCAGTTAGGTAAACAAGTAGAGGTTGTTATGCCCGATGCACTACCAAAATCAATAATGTTCTTGCAAGGAGCTCCTGATATAAATATATACAAAAACAATACAGAGAGTTGTAAAGAGATTATTGCAAATGCAGATACTATCTTCTGTTTAGATTTTAACGAGCCAAAACGAGTAGATTTAATGCAAGAAGATTTAGTAAAAGCTAAAGCCTATAAGGTGATGATTGATCACCATATCCACCCTTCGGATTTCTGTAACTTAATAATCTCATACCCTCAAATATCATCAACATCACTATTGGTTTACAAAATCTTGAATCAATTAGGATTAGAGGAAAAGGTTCAAAAATCAGAGGCAGAGGCAATATATACAGGAATGATGACCGATACAGGAAATTTCTCCTATAACTCAAACGATTCTGATATATATATTGCAATATCTCAATTGTTGCAAAGAGGAATAGATAAAGATGAGATATACAAAATAGTTTGTAACACTTCAACAATCAGCAAACTAAAACTCAACTCTTATGCAATATCAGAGAAGATGGAAATCCTTGAAGGTGGTGTTGCAATAATAACCCTTACACGTAGTGAACTAAATAGATACTCATATCAAAAGGGAGATACCGAAGGCTTAGTAAATCAACCTTTGGGAATAGAGGGCGTGAATGTCTCTATATTTTTCCGAGAAGAGAGCGATTATGTAAAAGTATCATTACGCTCCGTTGGAGAGTATGCAGTAAACATAATTGCTTCTGAGTTGTATAATGGAGGAGGGCATAAGAATGCCTCAGGAGGCGAGTTCTTTGGGACAATCTGTGAAGCAGTAACTCTCTTAAAGAGTCAAATAAACAAATACATATAG
- the mazG gene encoding nucleoside triphosphate pyrophosphohydrolase, with amino-acid sequence MNKRRELQLKAFERLLDVMDELREKCPWDRKQTNESLRANTIEETYELCEAITNNDEINIKKELGDLLLHIVFYAKIGSEKGSFDIADVCDALCDKLIFRHPHVFGEAVANSAGQVEKSWEEIKLKEKGGNKTVLGGVPTALPALVKAYRIQDKARNVGFDWENREDVWDKVREEISEFEEEIKCGDADKTEAEFGDLLFSLINAGRLYKINPENALERTNQKFTRRFNYVEKCLTEQGKSFKESNLTEMDSLWDEAKKKGL; translated from the coding sequence ATGAACAAGAGAAGAGAACTTCAATTAAAGGCTTTTGAAAGATTGCTTGATGTTATGGATGAACTTCGTGAAAAATGTCCATGGGACAGAAAACAGACTAACGAAAGTTTAAGGGCAAACACAATTGAAGAGACATACGAACTTTGTGAGGCTATAACCAATAATGATGAGATAAATATAAAGAAGGAACTTGGAGACTTGCTATTGCATATTGTTTTTTATGCAAAAATTGGTAGCGAGAAAGGTTCTTTTGATATTGCCGATGTTTGCGATGCTCTTTGTGATAAACTTATTTTCCGTCATCCTCATGTGTTTGGCGAGGCTGTTGCAAATAGTGCCGGACAAGTTGAGAAGAGTTGGGAGGAGATTAAACTCAAAGAGAAGGGCGGAAATAAAACCGTTTTGGGTGGTGTTCCTACTGCCCTCCCCGCTTTAGTTAAAGCTTATCGCATACAAGATAAAGCCAGAAATGTTGGTTTTGATTGGGAAAACAGAGAGGATGTTTGGGATAAAGTCAGAGAAGAGATAAGTGAATTTGAAGAGGAGATTAAGTGTGGTGATGCTGATAAAACAGAGGCTGAATTTGGAGATTTGTTATTCTCTCTTATAAATGCAGGTCGTTTGTATAAGATTAACCCGGAAAATGCTCTTGAGAGAACAAACCAAAAATTTACTCGCCGTTTTAACTATGTTGAGAAGTGCTTGACAGAACAAGGCAAATCATTTAAAGAGAGTAACCTCACAGAGATGGATTCTCTTTGGGATGAAGCAAAAAAGAAGGGGCTTTAG
- the glmM gene encoding phosphoglucosamine mutase, giving the protein MSLIKSISGIRGTIGGEPGDCLTPLDVIKFTSAYATFIKKTTKVTTNKIVVGRDARISGDMVYSCVAGALTGMGFDVINIGLATTPTTEMAVVMEGACGGIILTASHNPKQWNALKLLNEKGEFLNAAEGKEVLEIAAAESFEYADVDSLGKEIKNDTYTARHIEAVLNLPLVDAEAIKKANFSVAIDCVNSVGGVAIPELLEALGVTKVEKLFCTPNGQFPHNPEPLPQHLTEISSLMKKGGVDVGFVVDPDVDRLAIICEDGEMFGEEYTLVACADYVLQNTLGNTVSNMSSSRALRDVTQAMGASYSPAAVGEVNVVTKMKETNAIIGGEGNGGVIYPELHYGRDALVGVALFLTYLAKCGKKVSELRAGYPQYSIAKKRLDLTPTMDIDKIFEAVKEKYAEYDVNDIDGIKIDFPDRWVQLRKSNTEPIVRIYAEAKTMEEAEKTADDIIAVIKSFD; this is encoded by the coding sequence ATGTCATTAATTAAATCAATTTCAGGAATTAGAGGAACAATCGGCGGAGAACCAGGAGATTGTTTAACCCCATTAGATGTAATAAAATTTACATCAGCCTATGCAACATTTATTAAAAAAACGACAAAGGTTACAACTAATAAGATAGTAGTTGGTCGTGATGCTCGTATATCAGGCGATATGGTATATTCATGCGTAGCAGGAGCATTGACAGGAATGGGATTTGATGTTATAAACATTGGATTGGCAACAACACCTACAACTGAGATGGCAGTAGTTATGGAGGGTGCTTGCGGAGGTATAATATTAACAGCAAGTCACAACCCCAAACAATGGAATGCTCTAAAACTTTTAAACGAAAAAGGAGAGTTCTTGAATGCGGCAGAAGGAAAAGAAGTTTTAGAAATTGCGGCGGCAGAGAGTTTTGAGTATGCCGATGTTGACTCTCTTGGAAAAGAGATAAAAAACGATACATATACAGCACGTCATATCGAAGCGGTATTAAACTTACCACTTGTAGATGCAGAGGCAATCAAAAAAGCAAATTTCAGTGTAGCAATTGATTGCGTAAATTCAGTAGGAGGAGTAGCAATACCCGAGTTACTTGAGGCATTAGGAGTAACAAAAGTAGAGAAATTGTTCTGCACACCAAACGGACAATTTCCTCACAATCCAGAGCCACTCCCTCAACACTTGACAGAAATCTCATCTTTAATGAAAAAAGGAGGCGTAGATGTAGGATTTGTAGTTGATCCAGATGTTGACCGTTTAGCAATAATATGTGAAGATGGCGAAATGTTTGGAGAGGAGTACACTCTTGTAGCATGTGCCGATTATGTATTGCAAAACACACTTGGAAACACAGTGTCAAATATGAGTTCTTCAAGAGCATTACGCGATGTTACACAAGCAATGGGAGCATCATACTCACCAGCAGCAGTAGGAGAGGTTAACGTTGTAACAAAAATGAAAGAGACAAACGCTATAATCGGTGGCGAGGGTAATGGAGGAGTAATCTATCCTGAACTTCACTATGGACGTGATGCTCTTGTTGGAGTAGCTCTTTTCTTAACTTATCTTGCAAAATGCGGTAAAAAAGTTAGTGAACTACGTGCAGGATATCCTCAATACTCAATAGCAAAAAAACGTCTTGATTTAACACCTACAATGGATATAGATAAGATATTTGAGGCTGTAAAAGAGAAATATGCTGAGTATGATGTAAACGATATTGACGGAATAAAAATAGACTTTCCTGATCGTTGGGTACAACTTCGCAAATCAAATACAGAACCAATAGTTCGTATATATGCCGAAGCAAAAACAATGGAGGAGGCAGAAAAGACAGCTGATGATATTATTGCAGTAATAAAATCGTTCGACTAA
- a CDS encoding TraR/DksA C4-type zinc finger protein — protein MSEKTRYSDEELEEFKALIKEKLEDAYNYYNSLKAAIVNSDGNDTSDTSPTFKVLEEGASTLSKEEAGQLAQRQMKFIQHLEAALIRIENKTYGVCRETGKLIPKERLRAVPHATLSVDAKNNRK, from the coding sequence ATGAGCGAAAAAACAAGATATTCTGATGAGGAACTTGAAGAGTTTAAAGCATTAATCAAAGAGAAACTTGAAGATGCTTATAATTACTATAATAGCCTAAAAGCGGCTATCGTTAATTCTGATGGAAACGATACTTCAGATACTTCTCCTACTTTTAAAGTTTTAGAAGAGGGTGCTTCTACATTAAGTAAAGAAGAGGCTGGTCAATTAGCACAACGCCAAATGAAATTTATTCAACACCTTGAAGCTGCATTGATTAGAATTGAGAACAAAACTTATGGTGTTTGCCGCGAGACCGGTAAACTGATACCAAAGGAGAGACTTCGTGCCGTTCCTCACGCTACATTATCAGTGGATGCAAAAAACAACAGGAAGTAA
- a CDS encoding lipoprotein signal peptidase, with amino-acid sequence MINKTQRKYIWLSVIVILLVLIIDQTSKFLVKTNMYLGESIDVFSWFKILFIENNGMAFGMELGSKLFLTIFRIVAITLIGYYIYKLIKKNNNLKKGYLISISLIFAGALGNIIDCLFYGVIFNAPRFPEIATLFPAEGGYANFMYGRVVDMLYFPLFSFVWPDWIPFVGGEYFEFFEPVFNIADSAITIGIALVLIFYRKSLSFEFSKEKE; translated from the coding sequence ATGATAAATAAAACACAACGTAAATATATTTGGTTAAGTGTAATTGTTATCTTATTGGTTCTAATAATTGACCAAACTTCAAAATTCTTAGTTAAAACCAATATGTATTTAGGGGAAAGCATTGATGTTTTCTCTTGGTTTAAGATTCTTTTTATTGAGAACAATGGAATGGCATTTGGCATGGAGTTGGGTAGCAAACTATTCTTGACCATATTCAGAATTGTTGCAATTACCTTAATAGGGTACTACATTTACAAACTTATTAAGAAAAACAATAATTTAAAGAAAGGGTATCTTATCTCTATATCTCTCATCTTTGCCGGTGCTTTGGGAAATATTATTGATTGTCTTTTTTATGGTGTAATCTTTAATGCTCCAAGATTTCCAGAGATTGCCACTCTGTTTCCCGCAGAGGGCGGTTATGCCAATTTTATGTATGGGCGTGTTGTAGATATGCTATATTTCCCTCTATTCAGTTTTGTTTGGCCTGATTGGATTCCTTTTGTGGGTGGAGAATACTTTGAGTTCTTTGAACCTGTATTTAATATTGCCGATTCTGCAATCACAATAGGTATTGCTTTAGTTTTGATTTTTTACAGAAAATCTTTATCGTTTGAATTTTCAAAAGAAAAAGAGTAA